Part of the Nisaea sediminum genome is shown below.
GAACTGGTCCGAGCCGAAGTTTGCCCGGATGATCCCGCTGATGCGTTCGCGCGGGGTCTCGGCCGCCTCGAGCGCCGCGACGATATCGCCGCCGAGCTCGCTCAGCAGATGCCGCATGGTCGCGAGCAGAAGCTGGTCCTTGCTGCCGAAATAGTGGTGTGCGAGGGCAGTCGAAACGCCAGCCTCGCGGGCGATCTCGCCCATCGTCACGTCATAGGACCCGCGCGCGTGGATGGCCTCGATCGCGGCATTGATCAACGCTTTGCGGCGGATCGGTTCCATTCCGATTTTGGGCATGGGCAAGAGGTCCTTTCCTGTGCGACCGTATTTTTGATTGACTGCTCAATCAATAAAAATCTTGCGCTGGATCAGCTATGATGTTTGCCTAACCGGAACAAACGGGGGCTAAACAACAGGGAGCCGAAAAATGCTGAAATCCAGAATTGCGTTCGCCGCCGCTCTGGCTGCGGGACTGCTGTCCTCAGGGGGCGCGTTCGCCGACAACCATTGCTCGACCGTCCGTTTCTCCGACGTCGGCTGGACCGACATCACGGCGACGACGGCTGCGACCACCACCGTGCTCGAGGCGATGGGCTACAAGACGGACGTGAAGGTGCTTTCCGTTCCGGTGACCTATGCCTCGATGAAGAACAAGGATATCGACGTCTTCCTCGGCAACTGGATGCCGACCATGGAAGGCGATATCGCGAAATACCGCGACGAGGGGTCGGTGGATACCACCGGGGTCAATCTCTACGGCGCGAAATACACCCTCGCGGTGCCGAAATACGCCTACGACGCCGGTCTGAAGAGCTTTGCCGATATCGCAAATTTCAAGGACAAGCTCGATGGCAAGATCTACGGCATCGAGCCGGGCAATGACGGCAACCGCCTGATCCTCGACATGATCGAGAAGGACGCCTTCGGCCTGAAGGGGTTCGACGTGGTCGAATCCTCCGAGCAGGGCATGCTGGCCCAGGTCGCCCGCGCGGTGAAGAAAGAGGAGCCGGTGGTCTTCCTCGGCTGGGAACCGCATCCGATGAACGCCAATTTCGAGATGGCCTATCTCTCAGGCGGCGATGACTATTTCGGCCCCGACCTCGGCGGCGCCACGGTCTATACCAACACCCGCGCGGGATATTCCAAGGAATGCCCGAATGTCGGCCGGCTGCTCGACAACCTCATGTTCTCGCTCCGCATGGAGAACGAGATCATGGGCGCGATCCTGAATGACGGCGACGAGCCGAAGGATGCGGCGAAGAAGTGGCTGAAGGCCAATGCCGGGATCCTCGACGCCTGGCTCTCCGGCGTGACGACGGCTGACGGCCAGGCCGCTTTGCCGGCGGTCCGCAAGGCCCTC
Proteins encoded:
- the betI gene encoding transcriptional regulator BetI, with translation MPKIGMEPIRRKALINAAIEAIHARGSYDVTMGEIAREAGVSTALAHHYFGSKDQLLLATMRHLLSELGGDIVAALEAAETPRERISGIIRANFGSDQFRPATISAWLTFYVKAQGSGPARRVLSVYARRLRSNLCHALKQITGGESAKRIAEGTAAMIDGLYLRHALLDSEPDREAAIRLTEDYVDAQLTAGANR
- a CDS encoding choline ABC transporter substrate-binding protein — translated: MLKSRIAFAAALAAGLLSSGGAFADNHCSTVRFSDVGWTDITATTAATTTVLEAMGYKTDVKVLSVPVTYASMKNKDIDVFLGNWMPTMEGDIAKYRDEGSVDTTGVNLYGAKYTLAVPKYAYDAGLKSFADIANFKDKLDGKIYGIEPGNDGNRLILDMIEKDAFGLKGFDVVESSEQGMLAQVARAVKKEEPVVFLGWEPHPMNANFEMAYLSGGDDYFGPDLGGATVYTNTRAGYSKECPNVGRLLDNLMFSLRMENEIMGAILNDGDEPKDAAKKWLKANAGILDAWLSGVTTADGQAALPAVRKALGL